GCGATTGAGTTCATGGCGTCGTTCCGGCTGTCGGAGTCCATTCTGAGGGTGAGGTCGCCGTCGGCTACCTCCGACATCACGTTTTCGTACTCCTGGGCTTTGTCTTCGAGATGGTGTCTCATCTCCTCCGCCTCACGTTTTGCCTTCTCTGCTTCCTCTTTCTGAGACTCCGCCTCTTCCTTGGCTTCCTCCGCCTCGTCGAGTGATTCGACCACGTTGTTCTTCATGTCACACGCAGCGTCAGTCAGACGCTCCATCTCGACGCTGTAATCCGACCTACGTATGTCGTGGTCGAGCTTTCCGTCGGCGACCTCCGAGGCGTCCTCTGCGAGGTTCCTTATCGGACGCGCGATACGGCGTGACATGAAGAATCCCACGAGGAGAACCGCGAACGCCGAACCTCCGGCTATGAGTATGCTCTGGTTCCGTATCTCACGTGACGCCGAGAGCATCTGTGATACGGGAACTGCGGCGACAGTGTAATACTCTACCCCGCTTGCGAGTGTCATTCTCTGGTACTCGGCGTGCCACTTCTCGCCGTTACGCGTGTAGCTGAAACTTCCGTTGTCTCCCGATAGCTCCTCGCTGGGTATGTTGAGGTTCCCGGCTACAGAAG
The genomic region above belongs to Candidatus Afararchaeum irisae and contains:
- a CDS encoding HAMP domain-containing protein; the protein is MLVDPAYTNAEGEEIGAAYVAHGENSNLEFNTSVAGNLNIPSEELSGDNGSFSYTRNGEKWHAEYQRMTLASGVEYYTVAAVPVSQMLSASREIRNQSILIAGGSAFAVLLVGFFMSRRIARPIRNLAEDASEVADGKLDHDIRRSDYSVEMERLTDAACDMKNNVVESLDEAEEAKEEAESQKEEAEKAKREAEEMRHHLEDKAQEYENVMSEVADGDLTLRMDSDSRNDAMNSIA